Proteins from one Dermacentor variabilis isolate Ectoservices chromosome 1, ASM5094787v1, whole genome shotgun sequence genomic window:
- the LOC142570041 gene encoding uncharacterized protein LOC142570041, with amino-acid sequence MPYWVTKEAVPWDEVEAKYSLRSRSLSSDSLHCHLELSGVGLATPPPLLYSQRKPLPATSRGTATNENSSQPPHQHKCEPNERFTLSEQWDSGSPHRGHVVSATRFKKKQGWQRLLGKVFHQTRKDPSKDDSSGEFASFLAGVANSSSPCSVNHEEVSQAPLKGPEKKRPTGFLRQSLRRVATATRKRDTHDVVKTDV; translated from the exons ATGCCCTACTGGGTAACCAAGGAGGCTGTGCCCTGGGACGAAGTAGAAGCCAAGTATTCACTCCGCAGTCGGTCTCTGTCGTCCGACTCCTTGCACTGTCACCTGGAGCTCTCGGGGGTTGGCCTTGCCACGCCCCCACCGTTGCTGTACTCGCAGAGGAAACCACTACCAGCGACTTCTCGTGGGACAGCCACCAATGAG AACTCGTCGCAGCCCCCGCACCAGCACAAATGCGAGCCGAACGAGCGCTTCACACTTTCCGAGCAGTGGGACTCTGGTTCACCGCACCGGGGTCATGTTGTTTCGGCAACACGTTTCAAGAAAAAGCAAGGCTGGCAGCGACTCCTGGGGAAGGTTTTTCATCAGACACGCAAGGACCCTTCGAAAGACGACAGCAGTGGCGAGTTTGCCTCCTTCCTCGCGGGTGTCGCCAACTCCTCCAGCCCTTGTTCGGTG AATCATGAAGAGGTATCACAGGCTCCACTCAAGGGCCCTGAGAAGAAACGCCCGACGGGATTCCTCCGACAGTCTCTGCGCAGGGTAGCCACGGCTACGCGGAAACGAGATACGCATGACGTTGTCAAGACCGATGTTTAG